The DNA segment ATGACGGTCAGGATGGAATACGCCCGGTGCCTGCCGAGGGCATGCCAGGCGTTGGTGAGAACGAACATGTGATGGTTTCTCCAGTTCTCTCAAGGCTTATACAACGGTTAGTTCCAACTTAAGACAGTAGGCTGGATTTGTTGGAGGTTATCTCGCCCAATGCTGGTACGAGGCTCGGTGAAGTCTGGGAGATTCCTGAGAATTTCTGTAATCGTGTGGACGGGCGTGCTGCTTTGTGCGTGGAGGGTCGGAGCGTTAGTTGATGCTGGTGCCGCGCAGGGTGAGTTTGGTGGCGAATTTCAGCATGAACGGAACGGGGGAGATGCCCCTGTTGTTAAGTTCCTTGTCGAGGATTTCCGCGGCGGCGCTGCCCATCTGCTCGGTGTACACCGTGACGGCGCTGAGCTGCGGGAATACCTGCTTGGCGATGGCGGTGTCGTTGAACGAGATGAGGCTTACCTGCTCGGGCACCTTGATGCCGGCTTCCTGCAGCGCCCGCAGCGCGCCGATGGCCAGTGAATCGTTGGCGATGAAGAACGCCTGCGGCAGGTCGCGCGGATGGTCCTTGATGGCCTGTTTCATCAGCCGGTAGCCGTCGCTGGTGGTGAAGTTGCCGACGTACATATTCGCCGGGTTGTACAGCTTCCATTCGGTCAGATAGTTGCGGAACGTGTAGTAGCGTCGGTCGGCAAGCTTGGAGGATTTGTCGGCCGTATACTCCTCGCCGGCGATCATGCCGATATTGGTTTGCTTATGGCGTAGGAAGTGGTCGACCACGCTGGTGACGGAATTGATGAAGTCAGGCATGATGCAGGTGAATCCAGCGTTCAGGGTGTCGCTGTCGACGAACACGATGTGCTTGTTCAGCTTGCCGAGTGTGCGCACCTGTTCGGAGCTGAACTTACCGACGGCGATGATGCCGTCGGCGTCTTCGAAATCGGCGTGGGACGAATCGTTGAACACGCGTGTGATGGCGTAGCCGAGCTCTTCGAGCCGACGTTCGATGCCGATGCGGATGGAATAGTAGTAGAGATCCTGCAGCTCCTGGCGTTCGGTGTACCACTGGACGACAACGACGCGGCGTTGCTTCTTGGCTTTCCCGCCGGCTTTGCGGTGCTTTTTGTAGCCGAGCTGTTCGGCGGTGGCGAAGATCTTCTTGCGGGTGTTCTCGTTGACCGACATGGTCGCGTCTTCATTGAGCACACGGGATACGGTGGCGATGGAGACTCCGACGATGGTGGCGATGTCTTTGATGGTGGGGGCTTTGCCCTTCCGCTTGGTATCCGTCATCGTGATCTCCTTCTGTGCCGTAGGCCGTAGAGCGAGGAGGCTGTTCCATTATGGCACAGAATTTTAGTAAACATACAGGTTCTCAGGTATAGCCGCTACACTACAGGAGTAGGACGTCAAAGAGGCCGTCCCACACAACCACAGATCCGCGTGCCGAATTTTCCTCTTCCCCCATCGGTGCGCGGTATGCTTTCTCAACGGCCTCTCCCGACGGAACGGTACAAGACGTTCATATCCAGCATAGGGATTATTTACTAAAATATTTTGTAAAGAAATTGTGTAGTTAAGTTGGCTATGAATATTAAAATGGGGCAAAAGCCTGAAATATAGCCAAATATCCTTGTTAAGTAAAAAATTTTGAGAAAGCGTAAAACTAGGTAAAATTGTTGGCAACAGCAGCTAAAAAACGAAGGAGTTTCTCATGGACACTGCCGAACTGAACGTTAAATTCCAGGAAGTCTTTGGCGCACAGCCTGATGCCACATTCTTCTCCCCGGGCCGCATCAATCTGATCGGCGAGCACACCGACTACAACGGCGGTCACGTGTTCCCCGCCGCGATCACCCTGGGTACCTACGGCGCGGCCCGCAAGCGCGATGACAACAAGCTGCGCTTCTATTCCGCCAACTTCGAAGAGGTCGGCATCGTCGAATCCCGTCTCGACGAGCTGGTCTACAAGAAGGAAGACAACTGGACTAACTACGCCAAGGGCGTGCTGAAGTTCCTCGGCGAAGAAGGCCACGCCATCACCAGCGGCATGGACGTGTTCGTCTACGGCAACATCCCGAACGGCTCCGGCCTGAGCTCCTCCGCATCGCTGGAACTGCTCATCGGCATCATCGCGCAGGAACTGTTCGACCTGAAGCTGGAACGCGTCGACCTGGTCAAGATCGGCAAGCGCACCGAGAACGAGTTCATCGGCGTCAACTCCGGCATCATGGATCAGTTCGCCATTGGCATGGGCGCCGAGAACAAGGCGATCTACCTGGACACCAACACGCTGGTCTACGACCTGGTGCCGCTGGACCTGGGCGACAACGTCATCGTCATCATGAACACCAACAAGCGCCGCGAATTGGCCGACTCCAAGTACAACGAGCGTCGCGCCGAATGCGAGAAGGCCGTTGAGGAGCTCAACGCCAAGCTCAACATCAAGACGCTGGGCGAGCTGGACGAGGCAAGCTTCGACGAGTACGCCTACCTCATCAAGGACGGCAACCGCATTCGCCGCGCCCGCCATGCCGTTTCGGAGAACCAGCGCACGCTGAAGGCCCGTAAGGCGCTGGAATCCGGCGATCTCGACCGTTTCGGCCGTTTGATGAACGCCTCCCACGTCTCGCTGGAGCAGGACTACGAAGTCACCGGTCTTGAGCTGGACACCCTGGTGCACACCGCCTGGGAGCAGGACGGTGTGATCGGCGCCCGTATGACCGGCGCCGGCTTCGGCGGCTGCGCCATCGCCATCGTGAACAAAGACAAGGTCAACGCGTTCACCAAGGCCGTCGGCACCAAGTACGAGGAAGTCGTCGGCTACGCCCCGGCCTTCTACATCGCCGAGATCGCAGGCGGCTCCCGCGTGCTGTCCCGCAACAACTGATGCAGCCATCGGCTCCCGAAGGAGCCTAGGATAATCGTGCGCGGCCCCGCCCGCCGTGCGCCGCGCACGATTCCAGCCGCCCGCCGTGCGTGGGCGGCATCGCGACGGGCGATATATGACTATGAACCATTGGATACGAGGTAAGGAAGGCCTGACATGGCACAAGGGTTGGTGGACGAATTCGTCAGCCAGGTGATCGCCAACAGCGATTACGAGGAAGTCGATCGCGTATATCTCACGAATCGCGTTATGGCGATCGTCGGCGAGGACGGTGCCGACGCGCCAGCTACCGCCGATGCCAACGACATCGTCGATCTGAAGGAAGAGCTTGCCGATCTGGCCGCACGCAACGGCAAGGTCGGCGACACCGCGGCGGAGAAGGACACCGTCGGCGCCCAGCTGATGGACTTCATCACCCCGGCCCCAAGCGTGGTGAACCGCACCTTCTGGAGCACCTACGAGCAGGACCCGGCCAAGGCCATCGCCGACTTCTACGCGATGAGCAAGCGCAACGATTACGTCAAGACCAAGGCCATCGCCAAGAACATCTACTTCCCGGTGCCCACCGAATACGGCGACATCGAAATCACCATCAATCTGTCCAAGCCGGAAAAGGACCCGAAGGCCATTGCCGCCGCCAAGAACGCGAAGACCTCCAGCTACCCCAAGTGCCAGCTGTGCATCGAGAACGAAGGCTACCAGGGCCGCATCAACCACCCGGCGCGTGCGAACCACCGCGTGGTGCGTTTCGACATGGACGGCGAAGGCTGGGGCTTCCAGTACTCCCCGTACGCCTACTTCAACGAGCACTGCATCTTCTTCTACGGCAAGCATGAGCCGATGAAGATCAGCAAGGAGACCTTCCACCGCCTGCTCGGCATCGTTGAACAGTTCCCCGGCTACTTCGCCGGCTCCAACGCCGACCTGCCGATCGTCGGCGGATCCATCCTCGCCCATGAGCATTACCAGGGCGGCCGCCACACCTTCGCCATGGAGAAGGCCCCGGTCGAGACGGAATTCACCTTCGACGGCTTCGAAGGCGTGAAGGCCGGCATCGTCAAGTGGCCGATGTCCGTGATTCGACTGGCAGGCAAGAACTGCGATGAGATGGTCGAGCTGGCCTCCAAGATCCTCGACGCATGGCGTTCATACTCCGACCCCGATGCGCAGGTGCTCGCCGAATCCAACGGCGAACCGCACCACACCATCACGCCGATCGCACGCAGGAAGGGCGACGAATACGAGCTCGACCTGGTGCTGCGCGACAATCAGACCTCCGAGGAGTTCCCCGACGGCATCTACCACCCGCACCCGGATGTGCAACACATCAAGAAGGAGAACATCGGCCTGATCGAGGTCATGGGTCTGGCCATCCTTCCGCCGCGCCTGCAGAAGGAGCTCGCCGAGGTCGAAAAGTTCGTGCTCGGCCGCGACAACGACATTGCCGAGTATCATCGTGCATGGGCGGAAGAAATCAAGCGGTCTCATCCCGAAGCGACGGAAGACACCGTCACCGGCATCGTCCAGGATGCCGTGGGCAAGGTCTTCAGCCGCGTGCTGGAAGACGCGGGTGTGTACAAGCGCACCCCTGAAGGCAAGGCCGCGTTCATGAAGTTTGTTCAAACCCTC comes from the Bifidobacterium angulatum DSM 20098 = JCM 7096 genome and includes:
- a CDS encoding galactokinase translates to MDTAELNVKFQEVFGAQPDATFFSPGRINLIGEHTDYNGGHVFPAAITLGTYGAARKRDDNKLRFYSANFEEVGIVESRLDELVYKKEDNWTNYAKGVLKFLGEEGHAITSGMDVFVYGNIPNGSGLSSSASLELLIGIIAQELFDLKLERVDLVKIGKRTENEFIGVNSGIMDQFAIGMGAENKAIYLDTNTLVYDLVPLDLGDNVIVIMNTNKRRELADSKYNERRAECEKAVEELNAKLNIKTLGELDEASFDEYAYLIKDGNRIRRARHAVSENQRTLKARKALESGDLDRFGRLMNASHVSLEQDYEVTGLELDTLVHTAWEQDGVIGARMTGAGFGGCAIAIVNKDKVNAFTKAVGTKYEEVVGYAPAFYIAEIAGGSRVLSRNN
- a CDS encoding LacI family DNA-binding transcriptional regulator; the protein is MTDTKRKGKAPTIKDIATIVGVSIATVSRVLNEDATMSVNENTRKKIFATAEQLGYKKHRKAGGKAKKQRRVVVVQWYTERQELQDLYYYSIRIGIERRLEELGYAITRVFNDSSHADFEDADGIIAVGKFSSEQVRTLGKLNKHIVFVDSDTLNAGFTCIMPDFINSVTSVVDHFLRHKQTNIGMIAGEEYTADKSSKLADRRYYTFRNYLTEWKLYNPANMYVGNFTTSDGYRLMKQAIKDHPRDLPQAFFIANDSLAIGALRALQEAGIKVPEQVSLISFNDTAIAKQVFPQLSAVTVYTEQMGSAAAEILDKELNNRGISPVPFMLKFATKLTLRGTSIN
- the galT gene encoding UDP-glucose--hexose-1-phosphate uridylyltransferase codes for the protein MAQGLVDEFVSQVIANSDYEEVDRVYLTNRVMAIVGEDGADAPATADANDIVDLKEELADLAARNGKVGDTAAEKDTVGAQLMDFITPAPSVVNRTFWSTYEQDPAKAIADFYAMSKRNDYVKTKAIAKNIYFPVPTEYGDIEITINLSKPEKDPKAIAAAKNAKTSSYPKCQLCIENEGYQGRINHPARANHRVVRFDMDGEGWGFQYSPYAYFNEHCIFFYGKHEPMKISKETFHRLLGIVEQFPGYFAGSNADLPIVGGSILAHEHYQGGRHTFAMEKAPVETEFTFDGFEGVKAGIVKWPMSVIRLAGKNCDEMVELASKILDAWRSYSDPDAQVLAESNGEPHHTITPIARRKGDEYELDLVLRDNQTSEEFPDGIYHPHPDVQHIKKENIGLIEVMGLAILPPRLQKELAEVEKFVLGRDNDIAEYHRAWAEEIKRSHPEATEDTVTGIVQDAVGKVFSRVLEDAGVYKRTPEGKAAFMKFVQTLGTKEK